In the genome of Labrus mixtus chromosome 21, fLabMix1.1, whole genome shotgun sequence, one region contains:
- the LOC132955669 gene encoding ras-associating and dilute domain-containing protein-like codes for MNVMRLSSEELRSLPPRPPVVPEASPKRRFVKVGRKTSDGSQQSASSTSSSSRSAEGVAIRQPSKNRIRRHTNRLSGVFLRVPSSGSGSMALTAGIRSSLSIQPRKGSVICADVLKADDPSELSNQITAPGILKIFGNDICEGAHYKSVLATTHSSAKELVKEALERYGLGKREAESYVLCDTIGSIGDQQWKTEGFRVVGDNEKPLLLQSLWKPREGLARRFELQKRSSVEEKTSKDKDTITAGINAQARKLQKSRSRVTSTFMERTMGRNYKMWRSKSEMDLLDSDAENQEDADHENCPKDRSVSLNHSSVQSFKRTKTSPEQNRIHSIAAPPEGDGGSRAKTETLCPSKLRGKREGEESEREETESSDESNTQFSIHPPHDCPYLLLLQGCSPAQDFVIYLLAGQNIVFGRQSDIEDGSKPDIILFAADILPRHCYFHRHSVGSPTMIGPCQDATVMKNGQVLREEVQLNPGDVIGLGQCYLFLFKDPLALTPKEVSNTTSGPNMAAVPWMLDHTTSASTKSNSVILCNTCISNFTDLQSSGSKQSLNRGPPVLKSPKGHSLTLKYETEDEYCIVKEILSIGSSIKDRRPLTASFLLCLCVQYSSASLHTSDLRRLLLLIASGVQSALWEHTKDLAAAQPEQLNSESSNSEDLQDLALHEVMSGLRPLVVWMSNSLELLHFIQFQLPVILEWRTRKEQGLEDETGGEDEEIKEVETWALLELRLSCIRSASEETLAVLEEVLLLAFQQCVYYTTKVLYPILPGLLDYDLSRGSPELEVTVESAPVLGKGGLQVPGEIQQLVEVLTETWKLLSDCQLHAEISSQLIGYLFYFINASLFNSLMERGSERGFYQWSHGVRMRSNLNVLLDWAHTAGLGELALKHTHTLSSAINLLAAPRKILLQKSWLDLRSEYPALSPAQLNHLLSLYSPASPLKHTWAPSALDQAAAQKTDDILESFDTHHPLVLPDSGYQFQLRSEVTDVWLSEQLDKLKEFICTLSDSKYEVVNATDEQKVGTNPSEAKLIKMDIRPAVSQESLDKSATEMVSSLSTVHELQFPSPPSAALPPTPPSPHSPAPAQYFNEIGSCGALLLSHKLRNLEMQSRETDTGSTRRSALDPTCLPTPPNTPHIIHPIDLVKADKWVRGESEALPWSSGVDAHEKGGLVFECLSALKGDSLKSEYPSLKRFVKLKEEEENEAEEEAKDHYDDKDYELFSLELERGACGVGLALIDTRDTNMRVKGVFIRAVVPDSPAARCEKLQPGDRILAVNGVSLLGMDYQSGKELIQSSGDRLRLLVARSEWMSKAIKADC; via the exons AGTGATGGCTCTCAGCA ATCAGCCTCTTCCACTTCATCAAGCAGCAGGTCAGCCGAGGGCGTGGCCATCAGACAGCCCAGCAAGAACCGCATCCGTCGCCATACCAACCGTCTCTCGGGTGTCTTCCTCCGCGTCCCCTCCTCAGGCTCAGGCTCCATGGCTCTGACGGCAGGCATCAGGTCCTCACTGTCTATCCAACCCAGGAAAGGCAGCG TGATCTGTGCAGATGTGTTAAAAGCTGACGACCCATCGGAGCTGTCCAATCAGATAACTGCTCCGGGGATCCTGAAGATCTTCGGAAATGACATCTGCGAGGGAGCTCactacaagagcgtcctggcgaCCACTCACTCCAGCGCAAAGGAGCTGGTCAAAGAGGCCCTTGAACG GTACGGCCTGGGGAAAAGGGAGGCAGAGTCCTACGTTCTTTGTGACACCATTGGCTCCATTGGCGACCAACAGTGGAAGACGGAAGGTTTCCGAGTCGTGGGCGACAATGAGaagcccctcctcctgcagtCACTATGGAAACCCAGAGAGGGCCTGGCGAGACGGTTTGAACTCCAAAAGAGGAGCTCTGTGGAGGAGAAGACGTCCAAAGACAAAGACACCATTACTGCTG GTATCAATGCCCAGGCTCGAAAGCTGCAGAAGAGCCGCTCCAGAGTGACCTCCACCTTCATGGAGAGGACGATGGGACGAAACTATAAAATGTGGAGGAGCAAAAGTGAGATGGACCTCTTGGACTCTGATGCGGAGAACCAAGAGGACGCCGATCACGAAAACTGTCCGAAGGATCGAAGCGTGAGCCTGAATCACAGTTCGGTACAGAGTTTCAAGCGTACAAAAACAAGCCCTGAACAGAATCGCATTCACAGCATCGCAGCGCCCCCCGAGGGGGACGGAGGCTCGCGGGCTAAAACAGAGACCCTCTGTCCATCCAAGCTGAGAGGCAAGCGGGAAGGAgaggagtcagagagggaggagacggagaGCAGCGACGAGAGCAACACACAGTTCTCCATTCACCCTCCTCACGACTGTCcatacctgctgctgctgcagggctgcagCCCCGCACAG GACTTTGTCATCTACCTTCTCGCCGGACAAAACATTGTATTTGGTCGGCAAAGTGACATCGAAGACGGGTCCAAGCCTGACATCATTCTCTTTGCCGCTGACATCCTGCCCAGACATTGCTATTTTCATCGCCACAGCGTTGGCAGCCCCACCATGATAGGCCCTTGTCAAGACGCCACGGTCATGAAGAACGGCCAGGTGCTGAGAGAAGAAGTGCAGCTTAACCCTGGTGATGTCATTGGGCTGGGGCAATGCTACCTCTTTCTTTTCAAGGATCCCTTAGCTTTGACACCCAAG GAAGTGAGCAATACTACTTCTGGACCCAACATGGCTGCTGTCCCCTGGATGCTGGATCACACCACTTCTGCCTCAACAAAAAGCAACTCTGTAATCCTCTGCAACACCTGCATTTCAAATTTCACTGACCTCCAGAGCTCGGGCAGCAAACAGTCTCTCAACAGAGGCCCTCCCGTTTTAAAATCACCCAAAGGTCACAGCCTGACTCTGAAATACGAGACAGAGGACGAGTATTGCATTGTTAAGGAGATCCTCTCTATCGGAAGCAGCATCAAAGACAGACGACCACTGACTGCTTCTTTTTTGCTGTGCCTGTGTGTTCAGTATTCATCAGCAAGTCTTCACACGTCAGACCTGCGCAGGCTGCTGTTACTTATTGCAAGTGGAGTTCAGAGTGCCTTGTGG GAGCACACTAAGGACCTGGCTGCTGCTCAACCTGAACA ACTCAATAGTGAAAGCTCAAACAGCGAGGACCTCCAGGATCTTGCACTGCACGAGGTGATGTCTGGActgcgccccctggtggtgtgGATGTCAAACAGCCTGGAGCTGCTGCATTTCATCCAGTTCCAGCTGCCTGTTATTCTGGAGTGGAGAACCCGAAAGGAGCAGGGACTGGAAGATGAAACAGGAGGGGAAGATGAAGAGATCAAGGAGGTGGAGACCTGGG CCCTCTTGGAGCTCCGCCTGTCCTGTATTCGTTCAGCCAGTGAGGAAACATTAGCTGTCCTGGAGGAGGTCTTGTTGCTAGCCTTCCAGCAGTGTGTGTACTACACCACCAAG GTCCTGTACCCCATTCTGCCGGGCCTTCTGGACTACGACCTGTCCAGGGGGAGTCCTGAGCTGGAGGTGACTGTCGAGAGCGCTCCGGTCCTGGGTAAGGGTGGGCTGCAGGTCCCTGGTGAGATCCAGCAGCTCGTGGAGGTTCTGACCGAGACCTGGAAACTGCTGTCGGACTGCCAGCTCCACGCAGAGATTTCCTCGCAGCTCATTGGCTACCTCTTCTACTTCATCAATGCGTCACTTTTCAACTCACTCATGGAGAGAG GCTCGGAGCGGGGCTTTTACCAATGGTCCCACGGTGTTCGCATGCGGTCCAATCTTAACGTTCTCCTTGACTGGGCTCACACAGCTGGACTGGGAGAACTGGCCTTgaagcatacacacactctctcgtCTGCAATTAATCTGCTAGCTGCACCGAGAAAGATCTTATTACAG AAATCCTGGCTGGACCTGCGGTCTGAGTACCCTGCCCTGAGTCCGGCCCAGCTGAACCACCTGCTGAGTCTGTACAGCCCAGCGTCTCCCCTCAAACACACCTGGGCTCCGTCTGCTCTCGACCAGGCTGCAGCACAAAAAACCG ATGACATCCTGGAGAGTTTCGACACCCATCATCCTCTTGTGCTGCCAGACAGTGGTTACCAGTTCCAGCTGAGAAGCGAGGTCACAGATGTGTGGCTGAGTGAGCAGCTGGACAAGCTCAAGGAGTTCATTTGCACCCTCTCTGACTCAAAGTATGAGGTGGTCAACGCAACTGATGAGCAAAAG GTTGGTACCAATCCCAGCGAGGCCAAACTGATTAAGATGGATATCCGACCAGCAGTCAGTCAGGAATCCTTGGACAAATCGGCCACTGAAATGGTGTCATCTTTGTCTACTGTCCATGAACTCCaattcccctctcctccctctgctgccttACCTCCAACACCCCCATCACCACACTCTCCTGCCCCCGCTCAGTACTTTAATGAGATCGGCTCCTGCGGTGCCCTCCTTTTGTCCCATAAGCTCAGAAATCTGGAgatgcagagcagagagaccGACACGGGTTCAACGAGGAGGTCAGCTCTGGACCCGACCTGTCTCCCCACCCCACCTAACACCCCCCACATCATTCATCCTATCGATTTGGTGAAGGCAGATAAATGGGTGAGGGGTGAGAGTGAGGCCCTCCCCTGGTCGTCCGGTGTGGATGCACATGAGAAAG gTGGATTAGTGTTTGAATGTCTGTCTGCACTGAAAGGAGACTCTTTGAAATCAGAGTACCCCAGTTTGAAGAGATTTGTTAAGcttaaagaggaagaggagaatgagGCGGAGGAAGAGGCCAAGGACCATTATGATGACAAAGACTATGAGCTTTTTAGTTTGGAGCTGGAGCGAGGTGCCTGTGGAGTTGGTCTTGCTCTGATTGACACAAGG GACACCAACATGAGGGTGAAAGGCGTTTTTATCCGTGCAGTGGTCCCAGACTCTCCTGCAGCCCGCTGTGAGAAGCTGCAGCCAGGAGACCGGATCCTGGCTGTCAATGGAGTCAGTCTGCTCGGAATGGACTACCAGAG TGGAAAGGAGCTGATCCAGTCATCAGGTGATAGACTGAGGTTACTGGTGGCCAGATCTGAATGGATGTCTAAGGCTATAAAGGCTGATTGCTGA